Genomic segment of Buchnera aphidicola (Aphis fabae):
TATTTATAGTGGTAACTTTGCTTTACAGACATTTCGAGGAGCTGCATATTCAAGCACTGATACAAAATATGAAAAATATAAGTTTGATGATATTTCTAAAAATCAACAATTACATATTTTCACTAAAAGTGGTTGGATCGCAATGTTACAGCAATATTTTTCTGTAGCTTGGATACCTGAAGAAGATATAAATTTAAATACTATTTATACATCTTATATAAATCATAATATTGCTACTATTGGATATAAATCTGCTTTTTTTAATGTTCCTTCAAATTCTCAATCTATTATAAAATCAAAGTTATGGATAGGCCCAGCAATACAAAAAGATATGGCATTAGTTGCTCCAAATTTAGATTTAACAGTAGATTATGGATGGCTTTGGTTTTTATCTCAACCATTATTTAAATTATTAAGTATTTTATATAATATTATAGGAAACTGGGGTTTTTCTATTATTTTAATTACATTTATTATGAAAGCTGTTACTTATCCTTTAACGAAAGCACAATATATTTCTATGGCTAAGATGAGAAAATTGCAACCTAAAATTAATGAAATAAAAAAAAATTTTGGGAACAACAAACAGCGTATGAGTCAAGAAATGATGAATTTATATAAAAAAGAAAAAATAAATCCATTAGGTGGTTGTTTACCTGTTTTTATACAAATGCCTATTTTTTTATCACTTTATTATATGTTAATTGGATCTGTTGAACTACGTCATGCTCCTTTTTTATTGTGGATTAAAGATTTATCTGCTCAAGATCCTTATTATGTTTTACCAATTGTTATGGGTTTTACAATGTTTTTTATTCAAAGTACATCATCTAGTAATATTTCTGATCCATTACAACAAAAAATAATGAATTTTATGCCTATTGTTTTTACAGTGTTTTTTTTATGGTTTCCTGCAGGATTAGTTTTATATTATATAGTTAGTAATTTAGTTACTATTATACAACAAAAATTTATTTTATTTAATTTTAAAAAGAAAGCATGAAAATAAAAATTTTTATTTAAATTTAAAAAAAATATTCTAGATAAGAAAGTATTTTATGATAC
This window contains:
- the yidC gene encoding membrane protein insertase YidC, coding for MEVQRNFFIFAFLFVSFLLWQEWQNQAFLNIHINEQSSIGLEPEKKDYQNQIIIKNDVVRLVVNMRGGDIEEASLLAYKDKLNSSKPLKLLETASDFIYQAQSGLIGKDGPDNAENYNRPLYHAKKNFFELENNKKELRVPISFIKNNNIIYTKTFILKPGKYDVQIEYHINNLSNNNLQLRMFGQLKQTIKLPKKRDIYSGNFALQTFRGAAYSSTDTKYEKYKFDDISKNQQLHIFTKSGWIAMLQQYFSVAWIPEEDINLNTIYTSYINHNIATIGYKSAFFNVPSNSQSIIKSKLWIGPAIQKDMALVAPNLDLTVDYGWLWFLSQPLFKLLSILYNIIGNWGFSIILITFIMKAVTYPLTKAQYISMAKMRKLQPKINEIKKNFGNNKQRMSQEMMNLYKKEKINPLGGCLPVFIQMPIFLSLYYMLIGSVELRHAPFLLWIKDLSAQDPYYVLPIVMGFTMFFIQSTSSSNISDPLQQKIMNFMPIVFTVFFLWFPAGLVLYYIVSNLVTIIQQKFILFNFKKKA